From the genome of Leguminivora glycinivorella isolate SPB_JAAS2020 chromosome Z, LegGlyc_1.1, whole genome shotgun sequence, one region includes:
- the LOC125240523 gene encoding uncharacterized protein LOC125240523, producing MQAPYSERWERTKRYLLRNFLVNPGFQLSPIPEEDRSSPDGESLPDLIVEPAPNRHDHAPDFYDALERRMRRYYRQLFLGEDESEDSSSDFEVNRSMSSTFINTRKDVTRNDINIDSDQDVSITNENQPIIENEDDLQEKDTSELITCASSHTSIDDLNKSSTVEDKVINIQIENYDRINLTNEVRYESSDDITKIRREESETIENKSVEDDSTEQCHRISTTVAQIHGSPARASVQFDSGSPVLTPRVLQFGRTVFGSGFASRLSGQSVNVLNTSGQNIDRVPTKTAEESNIQDITIVEPDTEVQKLLTDSELTRISIDKTFITAVHTGTDHNQEDVLEKRENINTEDDFQENEREEDNESNQDEAEITDIGNESIEWNKDGVDDDEDGFDFAIRKGEFARKARHLVFRTSDSFENLEPFAHSTENFDNEEFEPVEEMREAQGSGANESWHGGADQTSPALAFETKTSAERLEECSDTEISASTEDETVEDNIQNLNYARVDDFWSVSSVEVDLDNSNDNSSKRRSDSSDDLPLRKRKKDMTTQTGLEEKLQWESVRKDLFVGLPLVLRLCRCQDHVCS from the exons GTTTCCAACTATCCCCCATCCCGGAAGAGGACCGTTCGTCGCCGGACGGCGAAAGCTTGCCGGACCTGATCGTGGAGCCGGCGCCGAACCGCCACGACCACGCGCCGGACTTTTACGACGCTCTCGAGCGAAGGATGCGGCGGTACTACCGGCAGCTCTTTCTAG GAGAAGATGAGAGCGAAGACAGCAGCTCCGACTTTGAAGTAAATCGAAGTATGTCCAGCACTTTCATCAACACCAGGAAAGATGTAACAAGAAATGATATAAACATAGATTCTGATCAAGATGTTTCAATAACTAATGAAAATCAACCAATAATTGAGAATGAAGACGATTTACAAGAAAAAGATACCAGTGAACTAATAACCTGCGCGTCTAGTCATACATCTATTGATGATTTAAATAAGTCTTCAACTGTAGAAGACA AAGTAAttaatatacaaattgaaaacTATGATAGAATAAACTTAACAAATGAAGTGAGATACGAGTCTTCTGATGATATTACTAAAATCAGACGTGAAGAATCTGAAACTATTGAAAATAAATCAGTTGAAGATGACTCAACGGAACAATGTCATAGAATATCGACAACAGTAGCACAGATACACGGATCGCCTGCAAGAGCTTCTGTTCAGTTTGACAGCGGGAGCCCAGTGCTGACCCCTCGGGTGCTACAATTCGGGAGAACAGTATTTGGATCTGGATTTGCTTCAAGGTTATCTGGGCAGAGCGTGAATGTTTTGAACACTTCTG GTCAAAATATTGACCGCGTTCCAACAAAAACAGCTGAAGAATCAAATATACAAGATATAACAATCGTAGAACCAGATACAGAAGTGCAAAAACTACTAACAGACAGTGAACTTACAAGAATTAGTATAGATAAAACATTTATCACTGCAGTACACACAGGAACGGATCATAATCAAGAAGATGTCCTTGAGAAGAGAGAGAATATAAATACTGAAGATGATTTTCAAGAAAATGAACGTGAAGAAGATAACGAATCAAACCAAGATGAAGCTGAAATAACAGATATAGGTAATGAATCTATTGAGTGGAATAAAGATGGAGTAGACGATGACGAAGATGGGTTCGACTTCGCTATTAGAAAAGGAGAGTTTGCTCGCAAAGCACGTCATCTAGTTTTCCGTACTTCAGATTCTTTTGAGAATTTAGAGCCTTTCGCTCATAGTACAGAGAATTTTGATAATGAAGAATTTGAGCCAGTTGAGGAGATGAGAGAAGCTCAAGGGTCTGGAGCTAATGAGTCCTGGCACGGAGGGGCAGATCAGACAAGTCCTGCGTTGGCATTTGAAACCAAGACAA gtGCAGAAAGACTTGAAGAATGCTCCGACACTGAAATAAGCGCATCTACAGAAGATGAAACCGTAGAAGACAACATTCAAAATCTCAACTACGCTCGTGTAGATGATTTCTGGTCAGTATCGTCCGTAGAAGTAGATCTCGATAATTCAAATGATAATAGTTCAAAAAGAAGATCCGATTCAAGTGACGACTTACCGTTGAGAAAAAGGAAAAAAGATATGACGACGCAAACTGGTTTAGAAGAGAAATTGCAATGGGAGAGTGTAAGGAAAGATCTTTTTGTAGGTTTACCGCTTGTGTTGAGGCTGTGTAGGTGCCAAGATCATGTTTGTTCTTGA